GCGCAGCTAAAGAGCTCTTGAGCTGCACAAGCTTTGTACAGGACGACATTTCTTACGGTGCATGCATGAAGGCACTTCTCACCTCCACAACAGTACTGACTGTAGAtctatttttataataattatttgaCTGCAATGGGAAACAGGCTGCTGCATGCACCAACTACTCAGCCCCTTAGGTTGCTCTTGGGTTCGTCGTAGAACCAGGCTTTTTAGGTTTCGTAGGAGCCCACCTTTCCCGAGTGTCAATAAGATTCGAGCTCTGTTTCCATGAAACCTTGGTTTGCACAATGTTACAATCATCTGTTCTTATAAAAATGGATATATCATGCATTGAAATCAAGCTCGATCGCAGCTTCCCCCTAAAGCTATATAACACTGGCCTAGGCACAATAATTTCAGAACTAGAGGGTTGAGGCTGTATGATTAAAAGCTATACATTAGCAAATAATTAGTGGACCACACCTAGTATGACACGGCTGGCTCAATATTCTGTAGCCTTGCAGCTGTTAAAATAAAACAGTTATTTACGTAGGCCGCAAAGTGCAGCAGTCCATGATCTCTGGAATTTTTTGGGCACTACCATTAATTCAGCTCCTTCCCATAGCCAATGTTACTGAAGTGGCTCTTGGTGATTACGGAGGGCGGTCTCAAACCCGCCCGGAACCAGGGAGGGGTTGCAGGATGAGATGTCTCCTATTTGTATTTATCCGACGGCAATGGAGGACTGTCAACGACTCTCCCATGTCTGAATGCAACCCACTAGCATGGAAGGATCCCTGAAATCGGTCAGGGGTGTTGGAAAAGAAACAGTTCATGCATGGCAGGATCCACTGCTCTcataaaagaaacaaataacAAACAGTTTTCTATGTCAAATTAAAATTTCTGTCCCGATATTTCGATAATGAAATGTAGAAATCATTGCCTTTATTTGGGCAATTAAATCTTGTATAACAAATTCCATTTTAGCATGATGCATCTCATCTCATCTTAGATCCTTTACTAGTTTTCTGATCTGTAAATTAGCTGAAACGTATATGATAAAATtggcattttctttttttgttccttATAATAACCTGTTGACATGCACAAAACTAAAGGAGTTAGGTCACATTCAACTATAATTCAATAgagccaagaaagaagtttctttttttgatattaAGGGAGGCAAAAGCCACCTAATTAAGACTTTATTAAAAGAATTGATGATTACAGAGAGGATAAGCTACAAGAAGTATAGAGCAGATCAgaactgcaaaaaaaaaaaaaagaagaacaattGGCTTCTTGAATTCTAGGTGGCAACCGTGGGATTAATCTATGATGCTACAACTGCTGCCCCAGTTGAACATTGCACAGAACATGTACGCCTACTTAAAACTTAAAATTAATCAGTAGGCACATTTATATTCTTTTCTGCCAAGAACAAACATATTTTGGGTTCCTTCAGTCAACCTGAtggtaattaaaaaaataaaactagggAAACGCAATCATATTGGGATATATTATCTGGGCGGGGCTTTGCTCCGCTGGTCTCTCTACTGAGGGTTGTTGTGCTGCTTGAGCCATACTTGCAACCACGGTTAAAGTTAATTCGATCTAGACCGCCATTAATTACTCGAGATTACCTCGAGAAGAAAGAGATCAGGTCAAGGTATAGAATCGCCAAAAACCTCTTTAAACTCTAGCGAACGTGGGGAGGTGCCTGTGTCCTTTAATTAGTACTTAGATAAGCTTGGGAAACACATGAGCCCGCCTTTTAATACGGATTAAAATAAAGTGCATGGAACTCCACCTAATCGAAGCAAGGGCTCGTTTGTCCTTTTGGAAGCATGGCTTTCATGCTAAGGTTAATCGGCAATTTGAGCTCTTGTTCCTATATAAACCATGGCCATCCCACATCTGGAAGAGAgaggaacaggaagagaagaaacgaaggagaagaaggaaggaaggtgACTATGGGCAACAGCCTGAGGTGTTGCTTGGCCTGCGTCCTTCCCTGCGGTGCACTTGACGTCGTCCGAGTTGTCCACCTAAATGGCCAGGTCGAAGAGTACAGCCGCCAAGTCTTTGCAGGCGAGATCTTGGCGGCGAATCCTAATCATGTCTTGAGCAAGCCGTGCTCTCAAGGTGTTGCTCGCCGGATTCTGATACTGTCCCCGGATTCGGAACTCAAACGAGGTGACATTTACTTCCTGATCCCAGCATCATCGGTtccagaaaagagagagaagcttcagaagaagaagaagcaaactGAGACTGCAGCAATTGTTAAGCCACCGGATCAGAAGAACTATTTAGCCGAGATCCTCTCGGAGACGAAGTCCGGCCACCGTCGGCATAGGAGCGGTCGAGTCGGGGTGTGGCGGCCTCATCTCGAGAGCATACATGAGGATCCATGAGGCAATCGAGCACGGCAATTGATGACAATTCCGGGCCGGAGTGTGGCCGGCGGTGAGGCCTAAGAGTGGTTCGATTGCACGAGGGGTAACGTTTTCTCTATGGTTGGTCTTCTGTGCATACTCGTGTAATATTTTTTTCCCCCCAGCCGCTTTATGGAAATGAGTGGAAGTTGTGGAATTTTTGTATTTTATGACGATCTTTCCTTTGGAAAGAGAGATCGATGGATCTACTCGAGGggcaagaaaaagagagagagagaagatttaAAAAGGTGAAAACCGTTTGTAATCATATGGCGATGTACTTTAAACAATGCTAAACTGCACAAAATATATTCAAAGTCGTGCGCTGCGTTTTGCCATGGTTGGCAAAAGGAGACTACTTGAACATCACTTCACCTACCAAGTAGTAGACTCAAGAGACCACAACATGCTGCTCCATCAAGCTCCCCATTGTCATGATCGACCCAATGTTGCAATAGTTCCTGTAGCACTTAATCAAATTTTTTCTAACATGCCTTGGAAAGGGGCTATTTGCCGCATGAGTGGCAGCACTAAATGATGCTTATCTCATTTGTCATTTTCTTtactcatattttggtattcatTGTACCTATTTACCTGGAAACTTTAGAATAAAATGGAATGATTCGTTGTTTGTGATTTTGCATCCAAAATTAGTGCAATTCACGCATTGGTGGAACAAATAGCAACCATCTTGGTTGCATATAAACCTCATCAACATACCACATAATTAATAGTCATGGTGAGCTTGGTATTGCTTTGACAAATGGCACATGATCATCTCAAAATGCAGCATGGTCACTTTGTACTTGTTGTAGCAATCGCTATGACCATGCTAGTTTCTCTTGGCTAATTACTTCCTCAAAAATACAGAACGAAATTATTTTGGTTTTGTTTGATTATTTGAGTGCCATGAAACTTGTATTGCTTTGGAATCTTTACAATATTGAAGCCAAATAATCAAGACAAACCGAGTGCTTCCACCTTGCAAATAGAGATGCATTCTTGTTATTGAAGCTTTGGGAGGTGTTTCTTCAAGTGTGTGACTAGAATTAGTCCTATACTACTTCATGATTTAATTGGTGGACTTCTAATATAATTTGCTTGGAGCACATCTTAGCAAATCTCACCGTGTATGGAATACTTCCACCTCTTACCAACTTCAATAAAAATTAATCTTACAAGAACTCGAGTTTCTCCATGAATCTTCTATATGGAGTTAGATCGATCGGGGACCCTACCAATATATGCCTCTATCATTGCAGTTTggtttaatttatcaatttattatATACCAAAATTTGTAGAATACTCACCAACTTGGGTAAAAATTAATTTCACAGGAACTTTAGTCTTCTACAGTGTGTCGGAGTTTGGCTCCTACCTCCTATCATATGCCCATGGCTGCAGCCAATTGGTTAACAATGTTCTATTGCTTACACAAAATTTCTTGCCAGGGAAAGAGATCAAATTCGGTTCTTGTGCCAGAAGTCTTCCTTGCTTGGAAGAAAGAGCTTATATAACAAAGATATAAGATGGTTTGTTTGTTACAGCTAATATGGTCCTTTCTTTAATAGAAGCAATTGACCGATACTCTTGGATCAAGTTAACACTGGAGAAGCCATATAGGTAACATACCTGCCAAAAGATGTGTATCATAACATTATAGGCGAACATGATTCCGGGATAAGGAAAGGGATTATATTATATAGGGACAGCTCACAACCTATGAATATTAGCTAAGAAGCTATGAATATTTATAAAGATGAGGGATAGAATAAAAAGTGTAGAATTTTGGATCTTCTTAAAGGGTATAATATTTCTCAATGATTGAGTCTAATTGCCCTGGTATAATTGTGGGAAGGGTCTGTTAAAAATACATACGGAGAATGCAATCAGGATGCCCTATCGACCGAGGCACACTAGTATTTCTCGTGTCCGGACATCTGATTCTTTGTTTTGTGTATGAGTGGCTTAGATGCATGGAGAGATTCTGATCTATCTATCCTCAAACAAAAGAGATGCGTGTTATATATATCACAATGCGTTATTGCCTATACTCATACTTCTGACGTGGAGTACTAGATATATATATGTGGGTAAGATTGAAAAATTAAACAGGAGAGGTATGATTCACGAATTTGACAGTAGTTACAGCATTCTCTATTTCAGTTTCTAATCTATCCATTTCAATGAATCATGATTAAATTCATCTAAAAATGACGGATGATTTTGGACCTAGACAAGATAAGATATCGAATCACACAAGTTATAGCTTAGATCACACATACCATATTTATTGGAAGTGGTTTAATCCCTAAGAAAATGAAAACCAAGTTTCCACTTTGGACCTACCATGCATGGcagatttaaagattttataTCAAGGCTGTAGTAGAAATTTAGTCACATTAATTGTATCTCGGTTTTATTTTAGTACTCAAATATGGGGAGGCGTCACCCACTCCTATTCCACTACAAGAATTATAAACCTGGTTTCAGGCATGCAAACAAGCAAAACCTTTTTGCATGCACGCGGGCAAAGCTTTTCTAAATAGACGGTCATCGGTAATTCTTCGTTAGGTTGGGTTATGAACAGTATTGCCGGCCTCCAATTGGCTCAAATAGCTAAACTCAAAGCCtcctcgtttttttttttcaaagaaaaagaaaataaaagaactctaggcCATTTTGACCCTGTTCGAGGTGACCCATTTGAGCTGCTTCTCCCCTTGGCCCGAAAGAAAGCATAAATTTAGGATAACTATCACCATATGAGGAGGTGACTGTAGAGAGAATTAAAAGAATGAGGATGGAAATTTCCGATCTCAGAAAAAGGGAAACGTAGGAAGACTTTGTTGTGTTTGTCGTGAGTTCCGGGAACAAAGACAATGTttgttgtttgtttgtttggtaCATGGCAGCTAGCCTCTTCGATTCTTGGATACATAGGGTTAATTCACATGTCCTGCCCCTTCAAGATCACTGCACACAAAGCTGGCAAAGCCATGGTAAACTTATGGCACATTAACAAAGCCATCTCGATCGCATGGAGAGCCGTTTTGGTTTTATTAGCCTGGGAAACAACGGGTctgtaataaaatataaaatatataaataaatctatctcatcctatcagcttaagcttttagaataaggtagatttatttatatatttcatattttcttaCATACCCGAAGATCAAAAGAAAGGTGACGACGTATAATGAGAGATTGGATGACTACGATGCACTGAATGCATAATGTAAAATTTATCActtgtcctaaaagcttaagctgataggatgaggtagatttatttatatattttatagtttcttatagacccaaataagtatttattaatataaattaaGAGTCATTAATTAATACTATTAATACAATTATACATAcattatatattacattatctaGACGAGCATAAGGTGCCTAAAACTGAAACTATGACGAGGAAGCTCCAACTCCGCTCTCTCAACGAATAGTTGTTTGCCCAAAGAGAGATTGGGTTTGAATCCAATGAGGTGCTCTATGAAATTAGagttttgcttcttttttttttttcttgccttGGAGAAATCCAAAACGAGGGGGTAATGATCCCAATTCATTTCCATGGTGGACCTAGGAAATAGAATTTAAGGTCCGATTGAGTTTGGACGTAATCACTCATTCTACCTGGACTTTTTCTATGTATCGAGATTCATCTAACATAACCTAAGGCCAATCTACGTGATTTAGACCTATTTTAGGTCCAAAGTTGTTTATTTCTAAAAACTAATCGGTCATCGACCAACTATGGTTTTAcaataaaagaaatattaaCCTGAAAATAACAGCATTAAGTTTTCTCTTAAAATAATATCAACAAGATTCATTCCGATAGAACTGAAGGGATTTTCATAAACACTTCTACTGGAAAAGAAATATTGGGCTACGCTCGTTATGAATATGAAAGTGATATGTCTTATTGTTGCTGATCTAATTAGGCTGACCAATGAAAGCCCACCATGTGGCCTCTACTAGAGGCACCATAAATGTAGTTAAAGTCATCCAATGGATGACCGTTAGTGCTCGACCTACGAACACACATCCCACCTACGAATATTATTCACCGAACAGTTAAGGTGCACGTCCCTCTTCTCGCTAATCAATATCGATCCTCATCTTATATGAGCTATATTTAGAAGAACTCTTAAGTATATTTACACTGCTATACTTGGTTTCATAATTCTTTCAAATCTCCACTATTTCCAAAAATTTGGTCCTAGGCAACCGACAATCTTCTGTTGGATAAAGTTTGACAACTTTTTTTGCTCATCTTATTCTCTTTTACAGCTCCACCTTACCATTTCAAGCTCGGTCCAACCTTGCAGATCAGACCTGTAACCTTGCTAATCAAGCAAGCATTAATCTTAAAGTGCAGCTAAATCTGATCAGACCTACGTTTATAATATAATTTCTTAAGTTGAATTAGCCAGATTTTATTGAACTGGATGCGC
The Phoenix dactylifera cultivar Barhee BC4 chromosome 3, palm_55x_up_171113_PBpolish2nd_filt_p, whole genome shotgun sequence DNA segment above includes these coding regions:
- the LOC108511663 gene encoding uncharacterized protein LOC108511663, which codes for MGNSLRCCLACVLPCGALDVVRVVHLNGQVEEYSRQVFAGEILAANPNHVLSKPCSQGVARRILILSPDSELKRGDIYFLIPASSVPEKREKLQKKKKQTETAAIVKPPDQKNYLAEILSETKSGHRRHRSGRVGVWRPHLESIHEDP